The Mesorhizobium sp. AR02 region CGTGCCGTCGACTTGATCAGTTGGTCGATCACACCATTTCCAACCGCCGGCGAATAGGGGGGGCCATGGCGTCATCGGCATCAATCCGATGGTGGTCACGATACCCGAAACGTGCTTCGACAGCAGCTCGGCAGGGGCCCTGGAAGGCCGCATTTATGGATGAGAGCTGAAAAGGGAAACGTCGGCTGATGGGCTTGGACAGGATGAAGTCTTCCGGATGGCTGCCACGGCACTTGTCAGCCGAGGGGCCACGTTATCTAGCCCTGGTGAATGCGCTTGAACAGGATGTCAACGGGGGCAGGTTGACTGACGGTTCCCGCCTACCCCCGCACCGGGAGTTGGCCGAGCAGCTCGGCATATCCGTCGGCACCGTGAGCAAGGCCTACAAGGAGGCCGAGCAGCGCGGCATCATCAGTGGGCACGTGGGGCAAGGCACCTTTGTGCGCCGTCGCACCCTCGGCCGCGGCGGGGCAACCGATGCGCGGGGCCCAGTGAACATGGCGTTGAACGTGCCGGCTGATGGGCGCGAGACCGAGATTCTGTCGGGACTGCTGACTGAAGTGGCGCGCATCCGTGACCTCGCGCCCCTCCTGGCCTACCATCCCCACGGCGGTATCGTGGAGCATCGCGAGATCATTGCCGCCTCTGTCTCCGACGGCTCTTTCAATGCAGACCCCGCGCGCCTGTTTTTGTGCAACGGGGCTCAGCATGCGATCGACATTGCGCTGCGTCTGGTGGCGCGACCCGGTGATTCCATCCTAGTCGATACCCTCACCTATTCCGGCTTCAAGGCTACCGCCGCGGCCAACCATCTCACGCTCGTCCCCGTAGCCATGGACGACGAAGGCGCCGATCCTGACGCTCTGGAAACAGCCAGCCGGACTTCTGGCGCGAAGGTGTTCTATTCCACGCCGACCTTGCAGAGCCCCACGGCTCGCACCATGAGCCTTGCCCGCCGGCGGCGCATCGCCGAACTGGCTGACAAACTCGACCTTACGATCATCGAGGATGACGTCTATGGCTTCTTCTTACCGGAGCGGCCGGTGCCGCTCACGGAGCTCATTCCCGACCGCAGCTTCTATATCACGTCCTATTCCAAATGCGTCGCACCGGGGTTCCGCCTTGGCACGCTGACGGTGCCATCGGCCTTAACCAAGCAGACCGAACTTCTCCTGCACGCCTCGTCTTGGTTCGTGGCTCCCATGCTCAGCGAGCTGGCGGTGCGACTGATAGGAAGCGGCAAGCTGGACGACTTGGTGCGCGAGCGGAGGCAGCAGGCGCTCGATCGCTATCGTGTGTTTTCCGACATTTTTCCGACGGTAGAGAGGCTGAAGTTCCCCCCGTTTTATGGATGGCTGCCATTACCCCCAGAATGGTCGGCGGTCGGCTTCGCCTCTGCCGCGCGCGGCCACGGCATACTGGTCACGCCCCCCATCGCGTCCATGGTGGACGACGCCGATCCCGGCGGTATCCGCGTCTGCCTCGGCGCTCCAAAGGACCTTCCCGAGTTATCAAACGCGCTGTACACCCTCCACGAGATCATCGCCCACCCACCCCTGAACGTGTTCTCAGTCGCCTAGAGCACGTCCGGTTTAATCCGGGTCATAGCCTGCGGCCTTGAAGTAGTTCTGGCATTCGGCTGGGGGGAAGAGGTCAACGAGCGATCCGACGGCGTTCCACAGGGCTGTGATTGTCCTCTCGGCTTTGGCGCGCATATGAGCCTTGAGTTTTGAGAAGGCGTTTTCGATCGGATTGAAGTCGGGGCTGTAGGGCGGCAGGAACATGAGCCTCGAGCCGGTCGTCTCGATCGCCTCGCGCACGCCGGCCGCCTTGTGCGCCGGCAAATTGTCCATGATGACGACGTCGCCCTCCGACAGGGTCGGAACCAGAACCTGCTCAACATAAGCCAGGAACACGTTGCCGTTCATGGCGCCGTCGTAGACGAACGGAGCGGTCATTCCTGTCAGCCGTAACGCGCCGGTGAAGGTGGTGGTCTTCCAATGGCCGTGCGGCACGCCGGCCCGGCAGCGCTCACCGCGCGGCGCACGTCCCCGCAGACGGGCCATCTTGGTCGACAGCCCGGTCTCATCAATGAAGACGAGCTTCGCTGGATCGAGATCGAGCTGGCCGTCGAACCAGGCGCGACGGCGCTTCAGGATGTCGGGGCGGTCCTGCTCCAGTGCGTGTGCGGACTTTTTTTGAACGTCCACCCGTGGCCGCGAAGCCATGCGCTCAAGGCGCTGCGGCTGATCCGTACCGACCGCTCGTCCTCCAGCCGTTCCACCATTTCGTTCAGCGTGATGTCCTTGCGCTCATCGATCAGCCCGACGATGAAGGCTTCGTGGGCATCAAGGCTGGACGCGCGTCGGCGGCCTTGCGGGCGAGGCATCCGCTCGCCGATCTTCGCCCGTGCGATCCACCGGATCGCACTCGATATGCCGACGCCGAACCGCGCCGCCGCCTGCCGTGCCGACATGCCCGCGTCCGAAGCCTTCAAGACCCGGGATCGAAGATCGCCGCTCAGTGCTCTTGTCATCATCCACCTCATCAAAGGGGATGTTGAATCACCCATGCAGCCCGACGTCACATCACAATCGATTCATCGATCGCGGGACGTGCTCTAGTGGCTGAGTTGCGCGCAATGTTCGGTGCCCGAGGTCGCGGAAGCGTTCGGCGCAGCTCCGTCACAGCTCTATGCCTGGCGCAAGCAAATGGCACGGCGGCGAGCTTGATGTCACCGAGCGCATCCAGAACGACTGGCCCGCCTCGCGCTGGGACGAGCTGATGCCGTGGAGCTGGGTGCGCCGCGAAGAGATGCCGCTCCCCTTGGCGGCGTGAGCGCGATCGATGACATGGCGCTGTCGGACGAGGCGCTGGAGGCCTGGATGGCCGCCAAGACCAACCGCCGCCCGCTGGTGCGGGCCATGTCGGCGCTGGATGGCTTCGTAACGGCGGCGGTCACCGGGCCGCGGTTCCCGGACCCGCAATACTGGATGTGCCCGCTCATGGTGCGTATTCCGGTGATGCCGGACGGCTATTCCAATCTGAAGCCGGACAGGTATTCCGATTTCATGCCGGACACGATCCGGATTTTGATCGGAATCCCGTCCGGTCATTCCCTGGAATCTGGAGGGTTATGTGAGGTCGCATCGGTCGTCGCGGCGAGCTCGAGCGACCTCACATAAGCCGGATTGAAGTAAGGCGCGGGTTGTTAGCCGCTGTTATGGAGATAGTAGGGCACGCTGTTTGACGGCGATAGCGAATTCGTCGCGTGCAGCGGTGGCACGACCGAATTTTGGCTTGATCCGGCGACCTTCGCGAGCAGCTTGGCGGGCGATCGGTGGCGATTTTTGCGCTCTCAATGCACACTGTCGGTCTTTCGGTGTGACCAGGGCCAAGCGGTGTCGCGCGCAGGCGGGGCGCTTGGTTTTGCGGGCATATCGGAGGGGGTGCGGATTGTCGGAGTTCATGATGTATCGCACCAGAAAGATGATGGCCGGGGCGGCGAAACAGGCGCAACAGTGATCCCTGTCCTGTGCATGGGACGCCGGCAGTCAGGGCATTCGTAGGACTGCCTGTGCTGTGATTTGCCGGCCTGCTGCTGCCCGCCTGCTGGTGATGGCTGGTCGAGGAGCTGCCTGCAGAGACCGATCCGATCCCGTCGGTGGCTATTGGCGAGAAAGCCGAAGTGACGCATGCGGTGGAAGCCGGCGGGAAGCACGTGAAGAAGAAAGCGCCGGATGAACTCGCGCGGGTCAAGGCGCATGATCTTCTCGCGGTCCCGACCATTGCCACGGTAATCCTTCCATCTGAAGGCAACATGGCCGTCATCGACCTCGACGATGCGGCTGTTGGCGATGGCAACACGATGGGTGTAACGGCCGAGATAGGCGAGCACCTGGTCAGGGCCGCCGAACGGTGGCTTCGAATAAACAACCCATTCGACGCGGCGAGCACGCGCGAGATGGCGGGTGAACGCCTCGTCGTTGAGATGGCTGAGTTCGTTGGAGAAGCGGAGTTCACCGTGAGCGAAGACGTCGGCAAGGGCAGTCAGAAAGAGCCGCCGAAACAGGCGCGACAGCACGCGCACGGGCAGAAAGAAGCCCGGCCGGCAAGCGACCCATCTTGACCTGCCGGGCGAGAGACCGCCGCCGGGCACGACGCAATGGACATGGGGATGATGGGTCATGGCCTGGCCCCAGGTGTGAAGCACGGCGACGATGCCGATCTCGGCGCCCAGCCGCTTGGGGTCGGCGGCAACGGCCTGCAGCGTCTGGGCTGCGATCCGCATCAGCAATGCATAGACGACCGCCTTGTTGTGAAAGGCGATCTCGGCGATGCCAGGTGGTAGCGTGAAGACCACATGAAAGTACGGGACCGGCAACAGATCGGCGACGCGTGCATCGACCCACTCCTTGCGGGCCGCGCCTTGACACTTCGGGCAATGGCGATTGCGGCAGGAATTATAGGAGATGCGGGTCCTGCCGCAATCGTCGCAGGCATTGACGTGACCGCCGAGCCTGGGTGTCCGGCAAGCTTCGATCGCGCCCATGACGCGTCGCTCGCCGCGGCCCAGATGGCCGGCGTTCTCACGCCTGTAGGAGCTCCCATGTCGTCGAAAGATGTCGGCGACTTCGAAGGTGGGGCGCAACCGATTACGATTCCGGCGGCGTCACCTCCAGTCGTAATCGATCGAGCGGACTGGCCGTCGACCGGATCGTGTCAGTGGAGACCTGCGTATAGCGCGCTGTTGTCGAGAGGTGGGCGTGGCCGAGCAGGACCTGGATGATGCGGATATCGGTCCCGTTCTCGAGCAGGTGAGTGGCAAAGGAATGCCGCAGCGTATGGACGGTGACGTGCTTGGAAAGACCCGCCGCCGTAACCGCCGAACGGCAGGCGGAATGCAGCACCCACGGCTCGATCGGCTTGTCAGGATCGCGCCCAGGAAACAGAATGTCCTTGGGCCGCGCCAAGCGCCAATAGCTGCGCAGGATACCGAGCAGTTCCGGCGACAGCATGACGTAGCGGGCTTTGCCGCCTTTGCCACGCGTGATGTGGATCACCATCCTTGAGCTGTCGATATCGTTGGCGCGAAGACCACAGACCTCCGAGACCCTGAGACCGGCGGCATAAGCTGTTGTCAGAGCCACCCGCGCCTTCAAGCTGGAGACAGCTTGAAGAAATTCGACGACCTCGTCGCTGGAAAGAACAACCGGCAACCGGCGAGGCTCGCGCGCATACGGAATATGCTCCGGGATTGTATCCTGGCCGAGCGTTACGCCATAGAGGAACCGGAGTGCACAGACGATCTGGTTCAATCCCGACCAGGAAATGCCCTTCGACACGAGGTGAACCTGGAAGGCATGGATATCGTCAAGGCCTAGCCGATCGGGCGATCGGCCAAAATAGCGGCTAAACTTTGCGACTGCATAAAGGTAGGATTGCTGCGTGGCCGGAGATAGATTGCGGACTGTCATGTCCTCGATCATCCGGCGACGCAGAGGGCTCATCTCAGCCATCTGGATCTCCTGTCTGAAGGATGGGTTTGCAACACCCAAATCCTCTCAGACAGGAGGCGTCTCTCAAAGCGGGCACCAATTGCCGCGACTAGCGGCTTAGTTGTGTGCCCAGCATGTTCAACCGCTTGGGGGTGAGAGTCCCTTAGCCAACCTGATGGAGGTGAAGGCTTAGCAAAGCGCAAGGGCATTACCGCGAGGTGGTGTCTGAAGGAAGCGTGGAGCAAAACCGCGACCTGACGAACAGAAACCGGATATGAGGCATCCCTGGCTGGACGAGCGGGCAACGTGTCGCGAAGTCCATATCCATCAAGGGGCAGGGCTGTAGATCCGGCAGGTGCGCGGGGAAGGCGATTGAACTTACCTGGGGAGGCCTGCGTCATGTTCCGACTTCGGAACTGAGGGAACCGCAAGGTGACCTGACCGTGATGCAGGAGTCAGCAGAGGGCATAGTAGGTGATGCTGTCGGTAAGGCTAGTGAGGCACTCCAAGGCCGAAAG contains the following coding sequences:
- a CDS encoding IS630 family transposase (programmed frameshift), yielding MTRALSGDLRSRVLKASDAGMSARQAAARFGVGISSAIRWIARAKIGERMPRPQGRRRASSLDAHEAFIVGLIDERKDITLNEMVERLEDERSVRISRSALSAWLRGHGWTFKKKSAHALEQDRPDILKRRRAWFDGQLDLDPAKLVFIDETGLSTKMARLRGRAPRGERCRAGVPHGHWKTTTFTGALRLTGMTAPFVYDGAMNGNVFLAYVEQVLVPTLSEGDVVIMDNLPAHKAAGVREAIETTGSRLMFLPPYSPDFNPIENAFSKLKAHMRAKAERTITALWNAVGSLVDLFPPAECQNYFKAAGYDPD
- a CDS encoding tyrosine-type recombinase/integrase codes for the protein MAEMSPLRRRMIEDMTVRNLSPATQQSYLYAVAKFSRYFGRSPDRLGLDDIHAFQVHLVSKGISWSGLNQIVCALRFLYGVTLGQDTIPEHIPYAREPRRLPVVLSSDEVVEFLQAVSSLKARVALTTAYAAGLRVSEVCGLRANDIDSSRMVIHITRGKGGKARYVMLSPELLGILRSYWRLARPKDILFPGRDPDKPIEPWVLHSACRSAVTAAGLSKHVTVHTLRHSFATHLLENGTDIRIIQVLLGHAHLSTTARYTQVSTDTIRSTASPLDRLRLEVTPPES
- a CDS encoding IS91 family transposase, translating into MRPTFEVADIFRRHGSSYRRENAGHLGRGERRVMGAIEACRTPRLGGHVNACDDCGRTRISYNSCRNRHCPKCQGAARKEWVDARVADLLPVPYFHVVFTLPPGIAEIAFHNKAVVYALLMRIAAQTLQAVAADPKRLGAEIGIVAVLHTWGQAMTHHPHVHCVVPGGGLSPGRSRWVACRPGFFLPVRVLSRLFRRLFLTALADVFAHGELRFSNELSHLNDEAFTRHLARARRVEWVVYSKPPFGGPDQVLAYLGRYTHRVAIANSRIVEVDDGHVAFRWKDYRGNGRDREKIMRLDPREFIRRFLLHVLPAGFHRMRHFGFLANSHRRDRIGLCRQLLDQPSPAGGQQQAGKSQHRQSYECPDCRRPMHRTGITVAPVSPPRPSSFWCDTS
- a CDS encoding PLP-dependent aminotransferase family protein, whose amino-acid sequence is MGLDRMKSSGWLPRHLSAEGPRYLALVNALEQDVNGGRLTDGSRLPPHRELAEQLGISVGTVSKAYKEAEQRGIISGHVGQGTFVRRRTLGRGGATDARGPVNMALNVPADGRETEILSGLLTEVARIRDLAPLLAYHPHGGIVEHREIIAASVSDGSFNADPARLFLCNGAQHAIDIALRLVARPGDSILVDTLTYSGFKATAAANHLTLVPVAMDDEGADPDALETASRTSGAKVFYSTPTLQSPTARTMSLARRRRIAELADKLDLTIIEDDVYGFFLPERPVPLTELIPDRSFYITSYSKCVAPGFRLGTLTVPSALTKQTELLLHASSWFVAPMLSELAVRLIGSGKLDDLVRERRQQALDRYRVFSDIFPTVERLKFPPFYGWLPLPPEWSAVGFASAARGHGILVTPPIASMVDDADPGGIRVCLGAPKDLPELSNALYTLHEIIAHPPLNVFSVA
- a CDS encoding transposase domain-containing protein, with translation MPGASKWHGGELDVTERIQNDWPASRWDELMPWSWVRREEMPLPLAA